TTAAGATTAAAGAATTTTCTCTAAGTAAGATTACATTGTAAATTGTAGGGTTTCGGTTAAAGGgcccttttttttgttctttttttttttttttttcatttgatggCATCAAGATATTTAGGGAATTTTAGAGAACATTTTCTAGCTAGGCTTAAGAGGAAAGTGGATACAACTACACATTATATAttgaactctaacaatttttttttttaagatcaaacaTTGGATATTTAGAACCCACGTATAGGAAaacaaatcttatatatatatatatatatatatatatattttctaattaaTAAGGCGGGAAGGGGTGACCAGTGTACAAGATTTGTGTCAAGAGTTGTAAAACAAtcatttcttttacttatttttaaattttatgccATGAATGTTAAATTATGTTTCTTATGTTACTATAAgaattctttatttattgtgATTATATTTTGAGAGGTAAAGTTTATATgccatttttaaaaagttttaaagtagatttttaaaaacattactCATGAAATGGACTAAAGTTAACCAATATTCATGAGATGATCTAAAGATAAAGTTCTAAAGTAAAGAGACCAACTCATGGAATGGTCTAAAGTTAACCATGGATAATCTAGAGATGAAGTTTTTAAGTTCAAGCTATAGTGAAAGTTAAAGTAAAAAGGGGGTATTTTCATTTCaaagatttaaaagaaaagaatccattttgcttaaaaagacaatttATTTCAGTTACAATAAAGCGTAGATTTTATTTAGTGTGATGTGAGCTCTACTTTTTCAGAAATGAAGGAGATCGAGTTGTTTATTTTACAAATATTATACTCTTAAAGGATAATTTACCTCTTAAAGTTTTACTATCAGAATTTTACTTATGTATAATgtatgtgttatatatataaagtgattTTCTTGAAAGATAAAGTAAAGCATTTTTACAGCCGGACCAAAGGTACAAAATTTATAGTTATCATCGGCATACCGTGTAAAGTCAGATATAGTTGGCCTCACAAGAGACGAAAGGGGCTAGAGAAAACTCTAGACTAAAAGAACCCGAAGGTGAAAGCTTTATGAGGAAGGGAGAAGAGtagggagaggaggaggagggaagaATGAGCTTCCAAGAGAAGGTTTTcacaagagagagaaatgagcaTTTTAGAGAACATCGTGCTATTGTTAGGATCCATTTTCTTGATCTTACTCATATTATATGCTCAAATGACACTTGTGTCGTTACCCTAGCTGCTCCTCATAGCTTATTTTTAAAGTTCTTACCTTTAGAGTCTGTGTTGAGATTGTGAacttaaaaagtgtttttagtaTATAAAAGTTGTGCGAAGAAAAAATATGTTAGTtctgtaaaacaaaaaaaaaaaaaaaaaaaaaaaattgaaaaatactttttttattacttttttactctaaaaaGGCCCAAAACTAcgtttagttttatttttcaacacaatCCCAAGTAGGGTATTAAACTAATACAAACCTTAGTTAGAACTCATCATTGAAAATATGCATGAGGAGTGTGCCCAAAAACTTATATACACAAGGTTAATATTGTACTTAAACCATGTGAGATGTTCTTAGGATCATAACATACCATCACGCTCTGCAGTTGACATCTACAGTGGCCCACCCTATCGACATTGACTCGATAGTAGCCATTTCTCTTTTGGAGGGGTTCCACTCATCAATCAATATTCAATGACTTAATATTATACTCATGCATAGTAGtaccaaaacattttaattCATGATCAGGCTACGGGGTCACCCTCTCTGTGACTTGATCACAAAGCCACAACTCATTCGATCCTATACTCAACAAGCTGCATCTGATCCCATATTTGACGTGGTGGCTGGTtctaataccaaatgatacaaaccATAGATATAATTCACCTTTGAAAACTAGCTTGCAAGTAAAGGGTGCCTAAGAacatatatacacatggttaagattACAGTTAAGCCATGTGAGACACTTGTGATTGTAACATAAACTATTAATTCAAGTaaacattgaaaaatgttagaattcATTCTAATGTCATTCTGATGTCCTTCTATGCTGACATGGTACACTGtctttaataaagaaaaactacaacttaatttctctctcctgtttttattaaaaaatacaaagtgcTATATTAGCATAAAATGACTCCAGAAAGACATTAGAAAGAGCTCTAACATTCCTCGTAAACATTTAGGTTTTTGAACACAATACCTGCGTTGGACACCTAGTATAATATAGTCAAATGTTTCAATAAATACCATGTTCCTCCACATGCCTAAGAATTTGTACACTCTGAATCGCAAACTACATAGACAATAAAGGAACATGCCATCATTCCCATTCACCAACTGTTGAAAAATATTTCTAGCAATggttgtaaatttgtaatgaagTTTTGAAACCTTAACATTAAAATCTCTACGAATCTACTCTCTCAAATGCTGATGGAGGTCAGGTGGGATCATCTCTAAGATTGTGTATTGGGATGAATGtctttgtttggacaaaatccCTGTTGTTTGTTTGGGATGCACCAATACTCCACCCACAGTTTGCCTTGCAtcagttgtcaccttaatcttATCAACTGAAACAACTCGTATTAATTTCTTATAAGAAAatagcggaataataaaattgagACGAAGAATTTCATTTTGTTCGGTTTATAAGCTACATCCACAAATTAAAGCCTTAATgctacattttgctcttattcacttgatgatattacaatacaaaatacatacTCCTAATTATAGGAGAATTGTGATAGATAAGTTGATTTGATTTCCTGTTATTAGAAAGAGGAGTTGCAGAGGCCACCTACCTTGGGCAAGTGGATTCCTCATTTTAGGCTGTCCGGGGTAGATGAACCCCGCAATCCCCTCTTAGATTgttcaaatttttataaaattcggTCACCCTAATAACAGGAAATCTCAATCCAAGAAAACCCTTggtttaaacaaatttaaacacataacaataataaaattactaaattaatCCCTAAGATTTAGGCCTTTCTAAAATCGATCCCTGGATCTAAAATCGATCCCTGGATctaaaatctttaattttttttttcccctgcttTTTGCTGAATAAGAAATTcactaaaagaaagaaaggtccAATACATCAAGAGGCAAGGCAAGGCTGCAAGCAGCCACTCGAAAACACTTTTGGTTGATTACAAAAAGGTTAAAATCATACCTAAAACTGAtgataaacaaacaaaaagatagATCCCGCTAACTCAGTATGTTCTCTGGAACACCCCCACTTTTCAGAAAGCTTCTTGTTGTGGTATGAATACTTGAAATCATTACAGCCAATTTGCTTGTATCTCACATCTGTATTttatagataatatatatattctcagaCAGATTCCTCATCCTTGATAGCAGCCCCATGGATACTGTTATTCCTTTAAATCTAGATATGGTAAAGGTGAGCAATGTTACCCCTCTTCTCACCAGAGCTCACAAAGTTGATACTGGCATCAACAAATTACAATGAGTATGGAGAGAACCAGCGCATCATACATATAATATCTGGCCAACATTCAGGAGACTCTCTTGAGGAACATTGAAGATGGCACTGTTTTCCCTGCATATCTTCCTAAGAAATGCATATATGTAATCAATGGCTATCTTCTTGAAGAACTTTGAATCCCTCCTAGCCTTCACTACTGAATTACCCAATATGTGCACCACCCCCACATCTCTACAAGTATTCAAGAATTCTAACTCATCAATCTCAATCTGGCTGCTTGCTTGACCGTACGACCTGATGGTATTGCTTGCATGTGATGAAGAATTAATGGGCACAATTGAGTCCTCTGATGAGACTGTGTTGCCATTATCATTCTCGAGGGTGTTGCCTGACTGTGCGGTTTGCTCATCAACTAAACCAGACAAGTCTGAGTCTGAACCCCCTTCCATCAAGGACTCATACCGAGCAAACAGGAAGAGGTTATCAAAGAGCTTTTTCTCAAATTCATGATCTTTCTTATGGAGGTCTTGATAGCCATATCTTGCAACACAACGGAACATGTGAAATTTTTTGGGTCCAATCCGCTTTACAAGGAACCTCTCTTCTTCTGGGACCTTGTGGACAGGAAGGTACTTCACACAGACAAACACAACAACGGAGTGAATTGCGGGTAGGTTGGTGATGAAGTGGGAAAAGATGTGGGGTACTCCACTTGCAAGCTCAGTGTACACAAGTCCTATCCCAGGGACCCGGACGAGTCCTAGACTGGGGCCAAGCCCAAGAATCCATGCCATTGAAACCTTACTGTGCAACTCAGTCTCAAAGCGTTTCACTGTACCATAATGCCAAACGTACATGATGATATAAAAGGCTGCTGCAATCACAAGAGGTACCCAACCACCTTGATTCACCTTCAGTAGTACAGCAGAGAAGTAAGTACACTCCACAACCAGTGATAATCCAGTGAAGATCAGCACAATTATCCAATGGCAGCGCCACACCAGTATCATGATCAGAGTCATAAGAAATGTGGTTACCAGCATGACTATCACAACTGCAGTCCCTGTTGTGACATAAATATGTTACTGAATGCAATCTTTATTTGGGTAGCAAAGCTTGAAAGGGAATCATTAGTCATGGAGGCAAAGTTAAATTCAAGAATAGACAAAGTTGAACTAGATTTGCCAGGTAGAATAACCCTAAAATCACCTGCTTCACATCATTCACTGGATACTATTCATGCAAGAGACTGGTTCAATTtatttgcaaaagaaaaaacacaagaatGATACAGGAGAAAAAGCAACAATTCTACAAATAGAAGATGTCAGTATACAGAAATTTAATGGGACAAAGAGATGGgataatacaataaattatcAGTGAATAAATTACATGCGAAGATAGTTGATACAAAGATAGTTAAACTTGTCATTTTCCATAAACATAGATGATATAGATCGTACCGCATTCGACTTCATgaaggaaataagagaaagaTGTGCGCGTTCAAACGAGAGCCTAGGCCCATTCAAACGAGGCTGCTGGACGAGTTTAGGACGGGCTTCCAGGGAGTCTCAGACGATACCCATTCGACCGAGGAGACTTCCCGAGAAGCTCGGTCAATGGACGGTCGATGCCCATTCAACTGAGTGTTGTATCTTCCAACGATCCAAGACGTTCGGTCGCTAGCCGGTCGAAGCTCATTTGACCGAGGAGTTCATCACAAAGTTTCGTTCGTACGCAATTCGGCAGTTTCGTTTTATTTCGCTTTCCTAGTAGGGTTGGGActtgtttttctatataaacTCATTTAGGACTGCCTTAGCCacattttatgtttatttttcatcaGTTTTCAATAAGAAACACTCAAAGGCTGAGTTTTCTCATATTTTGCCTCAAATCCTTGATGTTGTTCTTGGTTTTGGGAAGGGTTGTGAGTTTTGTGTTTGTTAATTATGTGACCCACTACGCCATGTTacatcaattggtattagagccaagtTTCTTTCTAATCATGGCGCGAAGAAGAGCACATGGAGGAGGAAATAGACATGCAACTATTGGTGATGTGTACGAGTGTGAAGAAACAATACGTGATGAACAACTGACAGCACGTTTGCAGCGCTTGGAGGAGCAAATTGATCGGTTTGGTGATTAGCTTAAATGACTTGGGGTCAAATTGGTGTACTATCAGAACAATTTGCCACCATGGGTAGGCCTAACGGTCTTCGCCGTCAAATGAATCCTCATTTCGCGGATGAAGATAAGTATAACGACGAGGATGAACCTATCAATCCGTTTGCGGAGAATCACGTGGTGCACAATCACACTAGCATATGGGAGTCAAGATTCAAACTTGATATCCCGGAATTCCAAGGTggatttctatatatattattaaaaaactcTACAGTGCTTATCTTATCAGCTATGATTTTATATGAAAAGTACATCTTTTTAGAAAACCCTACATAGCTGTTATTATAAACATATGTTAGagatattttctaaaaagaaggctcataataaatggtGTGATTTCTAAACTTACTGGGAATTTGGACTCATGTATCCTCTTGTGAAATTGTGGTAATTCTACAATTTCATAGATGTTGCAAGAAATGAGGCGGAGGATGAGGATCCCTACTTTATCTGAGGTTGACAATAGTCTCCCTTTTGTTATAGACTAACCTGTCTTCGTCTAtttaagatatatatttttctaatgtGTTGTCTATGGCACTTTTTGACATACAGTGTAGTAGTGTGTATTCTAAAACGTAAAAGCACATAGTAAATATCTGTTTAATATAAATGTTTTGTCTAGTAGCTCTAATGTATTATGAGAGGGTTATCTAAGATATGTATTTAAGATATGTATTCCGCTGTAAGTTATAAGATGTAGTAGCGTCATGTGAAAAATGAGATATTTCCATTGCGCCCTTGTTTTAAagggcggggcgttacaattgTTGTAGGGAAAGTCTTGGATTTCAAGGAGGCACTTGATGATCGAAGAATTCCTTTGTTGGCAATCAAATTTCGGGGAAGAGCTGTTGTGTGATGGCAACAACTAAAGCAAAGTAGAGTGCAGCAAGGGAAGGAGAGGATCAATAGTTGGGAGAAACTATTGAAGCACATAAGGGCCGCATTCTTTCCCCATAATTGTGTGAGGACCATGTACCAATAACTACAGAATCTCAAGCAAGAGGCAAGGTTCGTGGATGATTTCATGGCGGAGTTCTACAAGTTGGTGGCACATGTGGATTTGGCGAAGTTAGATAATCAATTGGTATAAAGGTATATTGGAGGAATGAAACAACAATTTCAAGACgccttgaatttttttgatcCTCTTAATATTTCTGGAGCACATCAAAGGACCTTGCATTTAGAAAAAACGTTGTCTAGGAGGTATTGGGAGTAATAACCACCCTAATTCCACATCCCCCTACACATGGTGCAAATCCACCACCTACACAAACTAGAGGGTAGCTGAATGTGCAGCCTAACAAGGCAGCCTTGACTAGTGCCCCAACACGTTGCTTTAAATGCGGTGAACCGGGTCATAGAATGGTGGAATGTAGAAAGGGTGACCAGTATGGAAAAGGCCTATTGATTGAGTCCAGGGAATCTGGGTATGATGCCTTGGTTGATTTTGAACAAGGGCCTGCAGTTGATGCTGAGGAGCCAATTGATAAGAAACTTGTCCAGGGGAATAAGGGTCCTTTGTTGGCAGTTAGGAGGGCATGCTTAACAACCTGTAAGACTAAAGGGGAAGATTGGAGGCGCAACAATTTCCAATCTACTTGTACAGTGGGAGGGAAAGTGTGTAGGCTCGTGGTTGATTCAGGAAGCTGTGAGAATGTGGTGTCTGAAGAGGTCGTGTAGAAGTTGGGGTTGGAGACAGATAAGCATTTTAGTCCTTACCGGTTGGCGTGACTCAAGAAGGGAGGTAACGGTTTCTAAACGTTGTCTAGTATTCTTTTTTAATGTAGTTGCCATGGATGCTTGTCATCTTTTATTGGGTAGACCATGGCAATATGCAAGGGCTGCCATGCATGATGGGAATAACAACACATATAGCTTCATGTTTGATAACGTGAAAATTGTACTCCTACCAAGCAAGGAGGTTGAGCATAAACCCTCAATTAAAATCTCTTAGCAaggaaagaatttgttgatgagaTGCTTGCTTCCGGaattgtatttgtatttttgggcAAGGAGAGTAGTAAGGGGGGAGTAGCACCGGAACCAATTAGGGGTTTATTGGAGGAGCTTGTTTCTGTGTTCCCAAAGGATTTGCCGGAGGGGTTACCGCCTTTGCGAGACATACGACATCAAATTGATTTGGTGCCGGGTTCTAACCTTCCAATCTCCCCTATTACCACTCAAGTCTTAAGGAGCATGAGTTGCGGCATCAGGTGGAGGCCTTTTTGTCTAAGGGCCATGTCAAACAAAGCCTTAGCCCATGTTCAGTTCCAGCTTTACTCACACCCAAAAAGGATGGGTCACGGCGGATTTGTGTAGACAGCCAAGCCATTAACAAGATCACAGTGAGGCAGGTTTCCTATTCCACGGTTGGATGATGTGTGGATCTGTTGAGTGGAGGTACAGTGTTTAGCAATTTAGATTTGAAGAGCGGATGACATCAGATTAGGATTCGACCTGGTGATGAATGGAAGACAGCATTCAAGATGCGAGAGGGTTGTATGAATGGTTGGTGATGCCATTTGGTTGTCTAACTCCCCTTGTACATTCATGAAGGTGATGAATCAGATCTTCCAGCAGGTTTGTGGCggtctatgttgatgatattctCATTTATAGAACTAACATTGATGAGCATCTTCAGCATCTGCGCGAAGTTCTCATGGTGTTGCGCAGGGAGAAGTTCTTTGCTACCACAGCCAACTAGCAAAGTGTTCGTTTATGACGGATTTTGTTCTATTTCTGGGCTATGTGGTGTCAAAAGATGGTTTGTCAATGGATGAGTCAAAGGTTGCAGCTGTCAAGCAATGGGCATTACCTACGACATTGCATGAGGTGCGGAGTTTTCATGGTTTGGTGCCATTCTATTGGTGCTTCATTCATGATTTTAGCACAATCATGGCGCTGATCATAGATTGCATTGGAGCTGGAAAATTCCCTTGGAGCGATGAGGCAACCGTGGCATTCAAGCGGATTAATAAGAAGTTGAGTTCCATTCTTGTTCTAACATTACCAGATTTTTCACAACCATTTGAGTTGCATTGTGATGCATCAAAGGTTGGAATGGGAGTTGTTCTGAGTCAAGGTGAAAGATCAGTGGCCTATTTCAATGAGAAGTTGAGCGGGTCAAAGCTCAACTATAGCACTTATGATGTGGAGTTATATGCCTTGGTTCAATCCTTGAAACATTGGAGTTCGTACTTGGCGTACAAGTTAATCTTGTATTCAGACCACGAAGTGTTGAAGCATCTTCATAGCCTAGATAAACTTTCATCCAGACATGTTGGTTGGGCGGCGTATGTTcaacacttttcttttgtgATCAAGCATAAGTTGGGAGCTGTGAATAAGGGGGCAGATGCGCTTAGTAGGAAGGCGACTTTATTGACCACAATGAGGACTCAGATACTTGGGTTTAActtatttaaaaattctttatCTATTGACCCATATTTTGGCTCTATCGTGAGTGACATGCCAGATGGGTATCACGATGATTACGCTATACATGACGGGTTTCTTTTCAAAGGAAATCAATTGCATTTCCCTGAGGGTAGTCTTCGCTTGAAGATTATTCAAGAGCTACACAATGAAGGTCATGTGAGACGTGACAAAACACTGAAACTTATAGCAGATCAGTTCTATTGGCCAACCATGAGGAAAGAAGTCGCAAAGTTTCTGGAGGGATGCTGGATTTGCCAAGTGTCCAAGGGTACAGCCACTACTGACGAGTTGTACATGTCACTTCCCATTCCGGATCAACCGTGGACGAACGTCAACATGGACTTTGTTTTGGGATTACCGAGGACACAAAGATGTAATGATTCCATCTTTGTTGTGGTTGATTGGTTTTCTAAGATTGCTCATTTTATTGCTTGCAGTAAAACTTCTGATGCGGTGAATGTAGCTCAATTGTATTTCTGAGAGGTTTACCGACTCCATAGATTGCCATTGTCCATTGTTTCTGATCGGGATACTCAATTTCTTAGCCATTTTTGGAGATGTTTGTGGAGATTGTCCAACACAAAGCACAATTCTAGTTGTGCCTATCATCCTTAAACCGAttgccaaatgggggtggtcaaCCAATCATTGGGAGGTTTGCTTAGGAGCTTAGTTGGTATCATCTCAAATCTTGGGATCATAAGCTATTTCAAGCTGAGTTTGCCTACAATCAATCTACAGATAGGAGCACCaatttttgtcctttctttATTGTATATGGAACTAATCCTGGTGTATTGTTGGACTTGGCACCTATTCCTGATTTGAAGTGGGCGAATGCTAAAGCTGAAGATTTTATTGGTTAGATTCAGGAAGTTCACAAAGCTACAGTTTAGAATAAGTGCTGACAAAAAACGGCGTTTCATGGAATTTGAAGGAGGAGATTTTGTGTGGGTTGTATTAACTAAGGATCAATTTCCAGTGGGGGAATATAATAAGCTTCCGGCAAGAAAGATTGGACCATTGGAGATTATGGAAAAGATAAATCCTAATGCATACCAACTTTTAAGCTTCCAAGCACATTCAGACGTCCCATGTGTTCAATGTAAACATCTTGTTCCATACACAAGGAGACTCATCTAATGAGGATGCAAATTCGAGGGCGGATTCTCTCAAACCCGGGGAGGATGATGTAGATCAAATTGCGTTTGACTTcatgaagaaaataagagaaggcGTACGCGTTTGAACGAGGCCTTTGGGTGAGTTTAGGACGGACTTACAAGGAGTCTTGGTTGATGGCCAATAGATGCCCGTTCGACTGAGGTGACTTCCCAAGAGGCTCGGTTGATGCCCATTCAATCAAGTGTTGCATCTTACAACAACTTGAGATGTTTGGTTGAAGCTTGTTCGACTGAGGACTTCATCACAAAGTTCCGTTCGAACAGGACTTTTGCCCATTCAAACATGATTCGAcggttttgttttatttcgaTTTCATAGTAGGGTTTGGACTTGTTTTCTATATAAACTCACTTAGGATAGCCTTAGCCGcagtttatgtttatttttcatttgttttcaataagaaatactaaaaggtttttctcttattttgccTAAAATCCTTGATTTTGTTCTTGGTTTTAGAAAGAGTTGTGAGTTTTGTGTTTGTTAATTCTACGACAAACTACACCATGCTGCATCAATAGTCCTATCCGGTCCATCCCTTCGGTAAATATTCACATGACTATGGGAAAGTCTAATTTGGAACCTTTATTATCATTCCAGTACTAAACCCTCTCTAAGGAAGCATTACTTTCTATAAGGGTTAGCAAGTAGAAAATCAGCTTCGAACAGCGAAAGTCTCTCAAAGACGAAAACAAAATCTGATTCACAATGCTGGCCCAAAATTTTGAACCAGCAACAGAATATCTTATATGATATTTGAGCCTTATAAGCAGATCTTCAACTAAATCAGGAGATTCCAAACTTTTAATTATTCCATCCACAAAATACGAACTTTATTCATTCATGTCACATCACCAGTGCTCTGAATCATGATCTCCAAACTTGTTTAGAAATCTACAAGCCCTTATGTCCCCAGTTCctgtttttctcctcttttttttcctctctcatcCCTCTTTTTCCTTGGGTACCTCATattagttttgaatgctttaCACTTGCCAACATTTACCCAATGCAAACTCAATTTTCCAGTGGTTTACTCACCATTTTAGCAACTTTATCCAGCTGACGTTTATCTTTCTTTCAGGCCTAAGACTATGCTTTATATATAGtattctaattttaattttattgtaatggagTTCTTCTCAGAATTTGATCGTGAACTAACAAGCAAGATGTAGAGCCCCACACAAACAACCCAGCCCCAAAGGATCCACCTTAATCTGTTGATGGAccataaatacaaaattaatttggttaaacataCTTCTGATAATTGATCCAAACAATCAAACTGAGTAGATGACAATCTAATGCAAGGATTCCAACTATAAACTATTCCGATCCCACATAAGAAAGTTTTACACACTAAAATAGTGGGAAACCAAATGAGTTTGGACCATATGACTAATCAAGATCCACCACAAGATTGAAATCCATTAAACGTGTTAAAAGATCCAACAGAGTATAGACATACCAGAAGCATTTCCaatttgggtttgatttctgAATCCAGCTGTCACCGCAATGCAAAGAATCATAAGGATCCAATTAATATCTGGAATATATATCTGGTTAGGGAACGTCTTTGAGGTATGTACAACTTTCACTCTTGGGAAACAGCCAAGTGCAAGGGCCTGCTTAACTAATGAAAAGGTTGCAGATATGGTAGCCTGACTTGCAACAACAGCAGCTGCAGTTGCAACAAGAAACACTGGCCAATATATGCTATCTGCAGAACGATGAAAAAGCAGCATCTGTCAGACAACCCCTTACCACATAGAATGGTAATCATCCCTCtggaaaaaattataaggataaATTTTACGTAATGCTTAAACCTAACTGACTTCTACTTTACATTAGTCCCCATACCTTAAATCATTTCCAACTATTTATGAATGTTCCACAATGATTGTGAAGCTCCTTCTGACTGATactagaacaaaaaaaatgaactacTGCTACTATATTGTGAACAATAAACACTTATCTCCAACTATCTTATTCTAGAAAATTTAGCAACTAATTCACACATCATGATAATCACAAACCAATAAGTTGTTCGAGAAATCAAATTACTACTGTAATCTAATTCTCTATTATTATCAACTACCGCAGCGTGAAAAAACCCGCTTTCTAGAAACTATCAAAAGATACATGGAAAGGCAGCTCCAAAGATTTCAGGAGACCATTTTCCAATGATTTAATGAGTTTGGGTGTTAGGGATAGTGCCCTAAAACTCAATTTTTGTTTGACATTTTATCATTAATAAAGTTCTATATTTTCTAAGAATCTCAAGAACATTGCGCATTGCATGTTTATCTGATAAATATAGTCCATAAGTTACATTGTATATGGTTTAAGTAGGTTAATAAGATTAATACACAGAAAATCTAAATCATAATTTTGTGGCTCATAAACCCTAGTTTGAAGTCGGTAATAGAATTGTGCATTTCATCTAATAAGACTATAACATATCAATTATGATTATCTATCTCGATCATGGAAGTAGGGACTTTTGATTGAGATGTTGATGTATTTGGAATGTACTGAACTGGACCACAGTGAATTGTTATTTTATAAACCATTGTCAATAGAATAACTTGAACTCACGACTTAGCATTGACTCTCAATCCTAAAAGTAATGAGAACTTAAATGTGAAGTATAGATCATTTTGATGTATTTAGAAGTGAGATCTTGCGTGGCCAACATCTAAATGCACTGGGTGATCGCATGTAGCATCATAGAATACTACTCATCAACAAGAAATCCAAAATCTCTTTATGAAATAAGAAATATCCATTTGAAATAGATTCAATGGGAAT
This DNA window, taken from Alnus glutinosa chromosome 5, dhAlnGlut1.1, whole genome shotgun sequence, encodes the following:
- the LOC133868083 gene encoding potassium transporter 11-like isoform X2; this encodes MQMASRVQTDEDAGERSKVWILDQKLDQPMEEEAKRLRNMYKEKKFSASMVLQLAFQSLGVVYGDLGTSPLYVFYNTFPSRIEDPEDVIGALSLIIYSLSLVPLLKYVFIVCRANDNGQGGTFALYSLLCRHANIKIIPNQDRTDEELTTYSRSVFPAEQSFAARTKRWLEGNAFKKNALLVLVLIGTCMVIGDGILTPAISVCIYRYFRRGGRDSWTSLGGIMLSITGTEALFADLSHFPVSSIQIAFTVIVFPCLLLAYSGQAAYLLKNPDNVGGAFYHSIPDSIYWPVFLVATAAAVVASQATISATFSLVKQALALGCFPRVKVVHTSKTFPNQIYIPDINWILMILCIAVTAGFRNQTQIGNASGTAVVIVMLVTTFLMTLIMILVWRCHWIIVLIFTGLSLVVECTYFSAVLLKVNQGGWVPLVIAAAFYIIMYVWHYGTVKRFETELHSKVSMAWILGLGPSLGLVRVPGIGLVYTELASGVPHIFSHFITNLPAIHSVVVFVCVKYLPVHKVPEEERFLVKRIGPKKFHMFRCVARYGYQDLHKKDHEFEKKLFDNLFLFARYESLMEGGSDSDLSGLVDEQTAQSGNTLENDNGNTVSSEDSIVPINSSSHASNTIRSYGQASSQIEIDELEFLNTCRDVGVVHILGNSVVKARRDSKFFKKIAIDYIYAFLRKICRENSAIFNVPQESLLNVGQILYV
- the LOC133868083 gene encoding potassium transporter 11-like isoform X1, yielding MQMASRVQTDEDAGERSKVWILDQKLDQPMEEEAKRLRNMYKEKKFSASMVLQLAFQSLGVVYGDLGTSPLYVFYNTFPSRIEDPEDVIGALSLIIYSLSLVPLLKYVFIVCRANDNGQGGTFALYSLLCRHANIKIIPNQDRTDEELTTYSRSVFPAEQSFAARTKRWLEGNAFKKNALLVLVLIGTCMVIGDGILTPAISVLSAVGGINVGHPVINNDVVVLVAVAIIVGLFSMQHYGTDKVGWLFAPVVLVWFLLIGGIGMFNIWRYDSSVLKAFSPVCIYRYFRRGGRDSWTSLGGIMLSITGTEALFADLSHFPVSSIQIAFTVIVFPCLLLAYSGQAAYLLKNPDNVGGAFYHSIPDSIYWPVFLVATAAAVVASQATISATFSLVKQALALGCFPRVKVVHTSKTFPNQIYIPDINWILMILCIAVTAGFRNQTQIGNASGTAVVIVMLVTTFLMTLIMILVWRCHWIIVLIFTGLSLVVECTYFSAVLLKVNQGGWVPLVIAAAFYIIMYVWHYGTVKRFETELHSKVSMAWILGLGPSLGLVRVPGIGLVYTELASGVPHIFSHFITNLPAIHSVVVFVCVKYLPVHKVPEEERFLVKRIGPKKFHMFRCVARYGYQDLHKKDHEFEKKLFDNLFLFARYESLMEGGSDSDLSGLVDEQTAQSGNTLENDNGNTVSSEDSIVPINSSSHASNTIRSYGQASSQIEIDELEFLNTCRDVGVVHILGNSVVKARRDSKFFKKIAIDYIYAFLRKICRENSAIFNVPQESLLNVGQILYV
- the LOC133868083 gene encoding potassium transporter 11-like isoform X3, whose protein sequence is MVIGDGILTPAISVLSAVGGINVGHPVINNDVVVLVAVAIIVGLFSMQHYGTDKVGWLFAPVVLVWFLLIGGIGMFNIWRYDSSVLKAFSPVCIYRYFRRGGRDSWTSLGGIMLSITGTEALFADLSHFPVSSIQIAFTVIVFPCLLLAYSGQAAYLLKNPDNVGGAFYHSIPDSIYWPVFLVATAAAVVASQATISATFSLVKQALALGCFPRVKVVHTSKTFPNQIYIPDINWILMILCIAVTAGFRNQTQIGNASGTAVVIVMLVTTFLMTLIMILVWRCHWIIVLIFTGLSLVVECTYFSAVLLKVNQGGWVPLVIAAAFYIIMYVWHYGTVKRFETELHSKVSMAWILGLGPSLGLVRVPGIGLVYTELASGVPHIFSHFITNLPAIHSVVVFVCVKYLPVHKVPEEERFLVKRIGPKKFHMFRCVARYGYQDLHKKDHEFEKKLFDNLFLFARYESLMEGGSDSDLSGLVDEQTAQSGNTLENDNGNTVSSEDSIVPINSSSHASNTIRSYGQASSQIEIDELEFLNTCRDVGVVHILGNSVVKARRDSKFFKKIAIDYIYAFLRKICRENSAIFNVPQESLLNVGQILYV